Genomic DNA from Rana temporaria chromosome 1, aRanTem1.1, whole genome shotgun sequence:
ACCCTAGCCCAATCACTCTGTAGACTCAAGATAAGAACTAGGAGGGCTGATTAGACTGTGCTGAGATAACACAGGATCATGATCAACAGGTTTTGtttgcacttattgaacagatataccgtatttgccggcgtataagacgaccccctaattttccagctaaaatgttggttttgggatataagatgacccctttcctactagtcatgcctcgcctcacttcactgtgccattacatgcctcactgtgccaccattacatgccagactgtaccaccattacatgcctcactgttttaccattacatgcctcactgtgccaccattacatgccagaatgtgccaccattacatgccagactgtgccaccagtACATGCTAGACTGtcccaccattacatgccagactgtgccactattaCATGCcggactgtgccaccattacatgcctcactgtgccaccattacatgcctcactgtgccactgcatGCCTCGacaatcccttaccttatccctgacatgcagaatctCAGTCAGACCGCGggtgtccatttttcaaaagccgcgcctcctcctcgtgctgttctgtgataggcggaacactcagcttcccagcagacactgtgttaagTGTTCCCCTATCATGAATGTCCTCTCATCCGAgaccgaggaggaggcgcggcttttgaaaaatggacagcCGCTGTCTGACTGAGAGTCTTAATGTTAGGTACcggagtataagacgacccccgacttttttatttttttaacagagatggaCGACCCCcaacttttaagaagaatttcatgtgttaaaaagtcgtcttatacgccggaaattaCGGTAACGAAATGTTTCCAGTggaatatttaacagaccaaaaggtagCAAAGCATTATCAGGGTTTTCCGGCAATTTAAACTGAAATTCTCCATTATCACATTTCTGCCTATAACACTTTTTTTGTGCTTTCCTTTTCACTCTTTATTGTgtcttcatttcttttttttttgcacatggcAATGAACAGCCTCTACATATAGGAGTTCAACTGTgttaatataatttattatattttccTTAAAGCCTAGTatacatgggccgaatgttgggCGACTTCAGCCAGTTCAATAAGAACTGTCTGACATGCGGCCCATGTGTATGACTTCTGTCGAACAGGCATGACCggaatggctgagagtgctgaccagAGTGATCTGGCGGGGGGctgcccccctgtcagaacacaaaagctcagcaggggagatcactgtactaatatTGCATTGTTAGTACAGAGGCTCCTCAAGAacactaatgcatagaatgcattaaggtgaaaaaccttgagggtttacaactcctttaagtctccCCCAATGCACTGATGTAAATTTAATTGCTTGCTGTGAAACGACACAAGACAAATAATTTTCTCAGAATCTCTGACCCCGATGCTCATTATGCTTGTATTGTTCTTCCTGCAGACAGTGAAAACTGCATGAAATGTCTTGATGAAGAATGGCCAAATGAGAAGAAGGATAGGTGTCTTCCAAGAGTGGTGGAATTTCTCTCCTACACTGATGATCCCATTGTTGGAGTATTTTTTGCTGACTCCATCCTCTGTTGTCTTCTGACTGGTTtaatattggggatatttatacatTACCAGGACACCCCCATTGTTAAAGCCAATAACCGGAACCTGAGCTATCTTCTCCTGGTCTCCATCATGCTGAGCTTCCTCTGTGTCTTCTTGTTCCTCGGCCATCCAGTAGATGTGACCTGCATGCTCCGTGTCACCTCTTTTGGTGTCATCTTCTCAGTTGCCGTCTCTTCTCTACTTTCCAAAAGTATCATGGTGTGTATTGCTTTTAAAGCCACCAAACCTGGGAGTCCCTGGAGGAAATGGATGGGAGCCAAACTGCCCAATTTTATCATTTGTGTCTTCTCACTGGTTCAAGTCATAATCTGTGTCACTTGGTTGTCTATTTCTCCCCCCTTCCAGGATCGGGACACTCACTCTTATCAGGGGAAGATCATCATTCTGTGTAATGAGGGTTCAGTTATCGGCTTCTACTCTGTCCTGGGATATATGGGACTTCTGGCAGCTGTGAGCTTCATTATCGCTTTTTTAGCcaggacattaccggacagttttaatgaggccaagtacatcaccttcagcatgctggtgttctgcagtgtctggattgccatgatcccggcctatctgagcaccagcgggaaatacatggtggctgtggaggTTTTTACTATAATAGCATCAAGTTCTGGACTTCTTGGCTGtatatttttcccaaaatgttaCATAATTTTGTTCAGACCTGACCTGAATACAAAAATAGTTATCCGCTAATATTTATGGAGTAACACTGGGTTACCAGTAGTCATAGCATTATCtctattattgttaattttagtaTTTTGCTAGAGTATTGAGAATGAACATTGTTATAtacatgggcgtagcataaggggttgcaggggtcacaattgaAACCCTTCCCCTAACTCCAGGGagcccctgcagcctccctgtcataatATCCTCTACAAAGTCCAGTTCAG
This window encodes:
- the LOC120925155 gene encoding vomeronasal type-2 receptor 26-like, with protein sequence MKCLDEEWPNEKKDRCLPRVVEFLSYTDDPIVGVFFADSILCCLLTGLILGIFIHYQDTPIVKANNRNLSYLLLVSIMLSFLCVFLFLGHPVDVTCMLRVTSFGVIFSVAVSSLLSKSIMVCIAFKATKPGSPWRKWMGAKLPNFIICVFSLVQVIICVTWLSISPPFQDRDTHSYQGKIIILCNEGSVIGFYSVLGYMGLLAAVSFIIAFLARTLPDSFNEAKYITFSMLVFCSVWIAMIPAYLSTSGKYMVAVEVFTIIASSSGLLGCIFFPKCYIILFRPDLNTKIVIR